Sequence from the Kribbella aluminosa genome:
AGCGCACGCTCTATCGGTGGCGAACGCTCGGGTACGGGCCACGGGGCAAGAAGGTCGGCCGGCACCTTCGGTACCGCGCGAGCGACGTCATCGCCTGGTTCGCTGAGCTGAGCGACGAGATACTCGACGAGAGGTGGGATTAAATGTCGGCTCCCAACCAGAGGGCTGAGCGAGTCCAGGATGAGTACTCGCCGCAGTGGGTCGGCCGCCGGATTGCGCGCTTGGACGCGAGTCTGAGAAAGGTCGATCGCCAACTTGAGCAACATTTCCTCACACTGGGCGAGACCTCGGTGGTCGAGGACGTGTGGGCGATCCAGATGCTGACTCGGCGACTCGATATCGAGGAGCAGTTGCGCTACTGGCATGACGTCCGCGAAGGCGAGGTCGGCGGCCCGCTGGCGCACACCCCGGAGACGATCCGTGGGGGCGACTACGTCCGCGTATCAGGGCACTGGCGAAAGGTTGCCAGGGTCAATCAGAAGTCGGTCACTGTCGAGACGGAGGACTGCGGGACAGGTCGTGCGCCGTACGGTGACATCACCGGTCATCGGCCTGCTGACGGCCCGGACGAGCCGCTGCTGTAATCGGCGATCGCATCTGGCTCGTTCGTCACGCGCAAGGTGGTGAAGCTGCGGCGGATCGCGTCCTCGAGCTTCGCAGCGGACGCAGGTACGCCGACGTATTCGACGATCAGGTACTCGCCGAGCCAGGCGCAGACCCGATGCAAGGGTTCGCCTGCTTCACTCATTGGATTGGGCCTGGACGGTCCCGTCGCGGACGGGCTCCAGCCGAGGTCAGATGGCGGGTGGACCCTGTCGCCGTGATTCAGGTCGCTCCACTGCACTGGGTTCCTCCGGATTGTTAGGCCCTGCCACCGACAGGGGAGGCGGTGGCAGGGCCAGCCCTCGCCGGGGGCGGCGAGGGTTGGAAGGGCGCGACCGACG
This genomic interval carries:
- a CDS encoding helix-turn-helix transcriptional regulator, with amino-acid sequence MDRVAAYLNVLKRTLYRWRTLGYGPRGKKVGRHLRYRASDVIAWFAELSDEILDERWD